A genomic segment from Legionella micdadei encodes:
- the sucC gene encoding ADP-forming succinate--CoA ligase subunit beta, with amino-acid sequence MRKYPQGFAILKGKRMNLHEYQAKELFASYGMPIPRGQVAQSVEDALQVASQLNTSKWVVKAQVHAGGRGKAGGVKLVSTKDELANTVKSLLGTRLVTYQTDAKGQPINEVLIEETCDIGRELYLGAVVDRSSRRVVIMASTEGGVEIEKVAHETPEKIFQVVVDPLVGVMPYQCREVGFKLDLSEDQIKQFTHLMMALGKMFVECDLSLLEINPLVVTKKGQLLCLDGKVNIDGNALYRQPKLKVLRDTTQEDERENRATDWELNYIPLDGSIGCLVNGAGLAMATMDVIKLHGGEPANFLDVGGGATKERVTEAFKIILSDEKVRGILVNIFGGIVRCDLIADGILAAVREVDVTVPVVVRLEGNNAKLGADILNKSGLNVIAADSLTDAAKKIVAAIA; translated from the coding sequence ATGAGAAAGTACCCGCAGGGTTTTGCTATTTTAAAGGGTAAAAGAATGAACTTACATGAATATCAAGCTAAGGAGTTATTTGCTAGCTACGGCATGCCAATTCCACGCGGCCAGGTAGCTCAAAGCGTTGAAGATGCCTTGCAAGTTGCTTCGCAACTGAACACTTCTAAATGGGTAGTAAAAGCTCAGGTTCACGCTGGCGGGCGTGGTAAAGCAGGTGGTGTGAAGCTGGTTTCAACGAAAGATGAATTAGCAAACACAGTCAAATCCTTATTAGGAACGCGTTTAGTGACTTATCAAACTGACGCGAAAGGGCAACCCATTAATGAAGTGTTAATCGAAGAAACTTGTGACATCGGCCGTGAATTGTACCTCGGGGCCGTGGTTGACCGTTCAAGCCGCCGAGTCGTGATTATGGCTTCTACTGAAGGTGGTGTGGAAATTGAAAAAGTTGCCCATGAAACACCGGAGAAAATCTTTCAAGTCGTGGTCGATCCTTTAGTTGGTGTTATGCCTTATCAATGTCGTGAGGTTGGTTTCAAACTTGACTTGAGCGAAGATCAGATTAAACAGTTTACCCATTTAATGATGGCATTAGGGAAAATGTTTGTTGAATGTGATCTGAGTTTGTTAGAGATTAATCCCCTTGTGGTGACCAAAAAAGGGCAGTTATTGTGCCTTGATGGCAAGGTAAACATCGATGGCAATGCGCTCTATAGACAGCCTAAACTGAAAGTATTGCGTGATACTACTCAAGAAGATGAGCGTGAAAATCGTGCAACCGACTGGGAATTAAACTACATCCCTCTCGATGGTTCTATTGGGTGCTTAGTGAATGGCGCTGGCCTTGCAATGGCAACGATGGACGTTATCAAATTACATGGGGGCGAGCCTGCGAATTTCTTAGACGTCGGTGGCGGGGCAACAAAAGAGCGTGTTACAGAGGCATTTAAAATTATCCTCTCTGACGAAAAAGTGAGAGGCATTTTAGTCAATATTTTTGGTGGAATCGTTCGCTGCGACTTAATTGCTGATGGAATTCTTGCTGCGGTTAGGGAGGTAGATGTGACGGTTCCCGTGGTAGTGCGTCTTGAAGGTAACAACGCAAAATTAGGCGCAGACATTCTAAATAAGAGTGGTTTGAACGTAATCGCCGCAGATAGTTTGACTGACGCAGCGAAAA